In Comamonadaceae bacterium OS-1, a single window of DNA contains:
- a CDS encoding IS21 family transposase ISCARN49: MSAAPISTSITATSARLGVMLTDLRLPTIKRLAGDLCALSDLEGWPAHRLLEALLEHEINERESRRIDRHRVESGLSPDKRLSSFDFTAVPTVSKAQVMALAEGTQWLDRGANVLLFGPPGVGKSHLVCALGHALIDAGRRVLFTRCSDLVQRLQAARRDLRLPQELAKLDRFDLLILDDLSYVRRDQSETSVLFELISERYERKSLALTANTPFSQWGEVFVEPAMTLAAVDRLVHHSTILEMNVESYRRRAAQQQAPAVRKARSTT; encoded by the coding sequence ATGAGCGCGGCGCCAATTAGCACGTCAATTACCGCCACATCGGCACGTCTGGGCGTGATGCTCACAGACCTGCGCCTGCCCACCATCAAGCGCCTGGCGGGCGACCTGTGCGCACTGTCGGACCTTGAGGGTTGGCCCGCACACCGCCTGCTCGAAGCGTTACTGGAGCACGAAATCAATGAACGAGAGTCTCGCCGCATTGACCGCCACCGCGTGGAGTCCGGGCTCAGCCCGGATAAACGCCTCTCCAGCTTTGACTTCACGGCCGTTCCCACCGTGTCCAAGGCCCAGGTGATGGCACTGGCCGAAGGTACGCAGTGGCTGGACCGGGGCGCCAACGTACTGCTGTTCGGGCCACCCGGCGTGGGCAAGAGCCATTTGGTATGTGCTCTGGGCCATGCCCTGATTGATGCCGGGCGGCGGGTGCTGTTTACGCGCTGTTCGGACCTGGTGCAGCGCTTGCAGGCGGCCCGGCGGGACTTGCGACTGCCGCAGGAATTGGCCAAGCTGGACCGGTTTGACTTGCTGATTCTGGATGACCTGAGCTATGTACGGCGAGACCAGTCAGAAACCTCTGTGCTGTTCGAGCTCATATCGGAGCGTTATGAACGCAAGAGCCTGGCCCTCACTGCCAACACGCCGTTCTCCCAATGGGGCGAGGTGTTTGTGGAACCGGCTATGACGCTGGCGGCCGTTGACCGCCTGGTACACCACTCGACGATTCTGGAAATGAATGTGGAGAGTTACCGCCGACGAGCAGCTCAGCAGCAAGCCCCAGCAGTACGCAAGGCACGTTCAACGACATAA
- the ldh gene encoding L-lactate dehydrogenase, with protein MRTPSIGIIGTGWVGASVAISALQAGVAQEVLLFDARDGLAEGEAMDLAHGAAYYPSAQVRAGSLAEMLDTQAIVITAGKGGAPGQSRLDLLKENLGILRNIALQLRGYQGIVVIVSNPIDVLVFDFTQASGLPPERVIGTGTMLDTARLRQILGQRLGLDPRSIHAQLVGEHGDSEVVLWSGAEVGGVALRRWAGWQPADEEHIAHQVRRAAYEIIQRKGSTNHAIGLVTADLLHGMLHGERRVLTVTRVQTGALGLHGVALSLPTIVSAEGAVQVLEPAMDAQERAALEKSAEVLRAAIASVA; from the coding sequence ATGCGCACACCTTCCATTGGCATCATTGGCACCGGCTGGGTCGGCGCCAGTGTGGCGATCTCGGCCCTGCAGGCGGGGGTGGCGCAAGAGGTGCTTTTGTTTGATGCACGCGACGGCCTGGCCGAGGGCGAGGCCATGGACCTGGCGCACGGCGCGGCCTACTACCCGTCGGCCCAGGTGCGGGCTGGGTCGTTGGCCGAGATGCTGGACACCCAGGCCATCGTCATCACCGCCGGTAAAGGCGGCGCGCCCGGCCAGTCGCGGCTGGATTTGCTGAAAGAAAACCTGGGCATCCTGCGCAACATCGCCCTGCAGCTGCGCGGCTACCAGGGCATCGTGGTCATCGTCAGCAACCCCATCGATGTGCTGGTGTTTGACTTTACCCAGGCCTCCGGCCTGCCGCCCGAGCGCGTCATCGGCACCGGCACCATGCTGGACACCGCGCGCCTGCGCCAGATCCTGGGCCAGCGGTTAGGGCTGGACCCGCGCTCCATCCATGCCCAACTGGTGGGCGAGCATGGCGACTCGGAGGTGGTGCTGTGGTCGGGTGCCGAGGTGGGAGGCGTGGCGCTGCGCCGTTGGGCAGGTTGGCAGCCCGCCGACGAGGAACACATCGCCCACCAGGTGCGCCGCGCCGCCTACGAAATCATCCAGCGCAAGGGCTCCACCAACCACGCCATCGGCCTGGTCACTGCCGACTTGCTGCACGGCATGCTGCACGGCGAGCGCCGCGTGCTCACCGTCACCCGGGTGCAGACCGGCGCACTGGGCCTGCATGGAGTGGCCTTGTCGCTGCCCACCATCGTCAGCGCCGAGGGCGCGGTGCAGGTGCTGGAGCCCGCGATGGATGCGCAGGAGCGCGCGGCGCTGGAAAAGTCTGCCGAGGTTCTGCGGGCGGCGATTGCGTCGGTGGCGTGA